TTACCATATGCTTTAATCTAATGGAAGAAAATAACAGTGCCCAGATATACACAAAGATTGACTATGTTGACGAGTTTATTGCTTCAGTGTTTGTTAATGAGCTAGAAGAAGGAGCTGAACTATTCGATTTACTTGAAGATTATGTTATTGAGCGAACACTTGTAGACTATGTCTATGATTGTGTTGATTTGATTGAGTTAAAAGGTAATGCTTTCAGTGCAAAGCGTAATGAAATTAATAAGTTCAAGCGAATTAACCCTAGCTATGAAGTAGATATACTTGATACAAACAGGCACACCCCTGGGATTATGGAGCTACTGAATAAATGGATTTCTGATCGCATGAAATATTTGCCTGTTGAGCAAACGGAAGCATTTCTTGATGGCATTCATAGTGAGCGTATTGCTGTGAAACGCATGTTGAATGACTATGAAAAACTTAACTTAATTGGTCTGGTCATTATCATTGATGGAAAAGTAAAAGGGTTTACAGTAGGCGAAAAAATTAATGTTGATACTGCAAGTGTCATTATAGAAAAAACAGATTTTGATATTTTAGGGTGTGCTCAGTTTATTTTTAGGGAGTTTGCAAAAAAACTTGCTGCTGAATATGGAGTATCACACATCAATGTGGGTGATGACATGGGGTTTGAAAACCTTAAGAAGGTTAAAATGTCCTACCGCCCGAGTAAGTTGATACCAAAGTATACAATATACAAGCGTTGATTGGTATTACCAGTGGATTTCATTATTCAAAAAGCCGTGGCACAAGATCTACCTGCGCTTGTGCAGCTTGAAAATCGTGTATTTATTCCATCAGATGGTATGCTTACGCAACGCAGCTTTCGTTATCATATGAGAACGAATAATTTATTCCTTGTTGCTAAAGAAGATGATTCCTCAACAGAGGTAATGGGGTATATACTTGTATTTGTTCGTAGGCTATCTGTCCGTATTTACTCAATAGCCACTAACCCTGCTTATCAAAGGCGAGGAGTGGCTAGAGCTCTTCTTGAGCATGTGCTTAAAGAGACAATTGCTCTCAATATATACAATGTTAAACTGGAATTGAGAGAGACAAATAAAAGTGCACTTAAATTATATGAATCATTGGGGTTTAAACAAAAACTAGTACGTCGTAATTACTACGGTGACAACGAAAGTGCAATATTTATGCAGTGGTGTTATGGTAATCAACTGTAAGAGGTTTCAAAAAAACTTTATTAATAAATATAAAATTATAATTTTATGTTAGATTATGAAATTTATTCGAGCTGTTTTAAACCAATTATGACACCAGATAAGGATATGATATTAGCCATAATCTGGTGTTGATTGAGCCCATGGATGATTGATTCAAAAAGCTAACACATATCTATGTGTTAGCTTTTCCTAATTATCACTATACCTAAGCCATTAACTGCTGTATATTTGAACAGCATGGAAACTTAATTGAGAAGGTATAAATAATGGCTATCAACAAAGTTCAATTTCAAAAAGGCCTGAGTTTAAACGAGTTTCTCAAACAATATGGTACAGAAGAACAATGCTTTAATACCTTATACAAATTGCGATGGCCAGAAGGTTTTCAGTGCCCCAATTGTGGATACGACAAATGCTGTCAACTCACTACTAGAAAGCTTCAGCAGTGCTATAAATGTCACCAGCAAACATCTGTAACTGCAGGTACTATCTTTGAATCAACCAAATTACCATTAAAGACTTGGTTCCAAGGGATGTATTTGATCTCCCAAGACAAAAAAGGTATATCAGCCATAGAATTACATCGCCATTTAGGTATTTCCTATCAAGCTGCCTGGAGAATGAAACATAAGCTCATGAAAGTGATGCAAGAAAGAGAAGGCACCAAGCAATTGTCGGGTTTTATTGAAATTGATGATGCCTATCTTGGTGGTGAGCGTACAGGTTGCAAAAGAGGTAGGGGAGCAGATGGGAAAATACCTTTTGTAGCAGCCGTAGAAACAACAAAACAAGGTCAACCGACACGAATTAAACTGAGCATTTTAAAAGGGTTTAATAAAGAAGAGATAACGGCTTGGAGTAGGCAGAATTTGGCCAAGGGCAGTACCGTAATCTCCGATGGACTGGCCTGTTTTAATGGTGTCATAGAAGCAGGTTGTCTTCATGATAAAATTGTATGCGGTGGTGGTCGTGCATCAGTAGAGGAACCTGAATTTTATTGGGTTAACACCATCCTTGGAAACTTAAAAAGTGCTTTACGTAGTACTTATCATGCTATTCGCGCTAAATATGCACAACGTTATCTTGCTGAATTTCAGTATCGATTTAATCGAAGATTTAGCTTAGTAGAATTTATTCCTAGGCTAGCATTTGTAGCACTGAGAACACCTCCACTACCAGGTAAGCTACTAAATATAGCTTAGGTATGATGATAATTAGGTAGCTTTTTGAATATAGATATAGTTTATACTTTGTATTATAATCATGTCACTCGCTCAATGAAATCGTTCTATATCAGGGTTAATATTATTTTTTTTGCTTGCAATTTCTACCTGGTCAAATGCGTCTCTTCCGATAGCTGTTCTTTTAATATCTTCATAAGAGTTTGGATGTTGGTAAATTAGCATATCTTTCCCATCACTGATACCAATAGTTGCTGACATAATTTCATGGTATGAGTGATGACTTTTGGGTGACAATAAATTAGCAAGCATCACTAATCTGGCTTCATTTAAAGTAGGTAGTTTTTTTAGCACTATGCTTCAGTTAGTGGATTAAATATTATGGTTAAACTTTAGTTATTTAATATATATTAAAAATATAATCGTAATCTCTTTGTGTGATAAGTGAAATCGTTAGAGGCACTCTATAGTGAGTATGAAACTACACGAGGATATGATATATACTTGAAGGTAAAGTAGGGATAACTGATGTATTAAGCTATAAGTTATGGATAAATATACAGATATTGACTACAAGCCTGCTCCAATACCTTCCTTTGAGTTTGAGAGAATTAAAGATCTTAAACGGCTTGATATTCTTGATACAGAAGCTGAAGACCGCTTCGACTCCTTAACGTCATTAATTGCAGATATTTTTAATGTGCCGATTGCGCTAGTGTCGTTAGTTGATACTCATCGACAATGGTTTAAATCAGCCTGCGGGCTTAATGTATCACAAACACCAAGGGATATTTCATTTTGCGGACATGCTATTTTTGAGTCAGAAATACTTGTTGTAGAAAATGCAGTTGAAGATAAAAGGTTTTCAAAAAATCCTCTTGTTATTGATAAACCTTTTATTAGATTTTATGCGGGGGCTGTTTTACGTGGCCCGAGAAAACAGCCAGTGGGAACGTGTTGTATTATAGACTACAAAGCTAGAAGCTTTAGTGATAAGGATAGAAAACATTTACTTGTTTTTTCTCATTTAATTGAAAATGAATTGCACAAAACCTTTAAAATATTACAGTTGAAGAATGAATGTATTTCAAATGCCTACTTTAACTCAGTTACCCACCTACCAAGCCAAAAATTATTTCTTGATCGACTAGAGCATTCAATCGTTAATCATTCTGTCAATGATCATATAGTTATTTGTGTTGTTAATATTAGACGCTTTTCAAATTTAATTAATGCATGGGGTAAAGAATGGGGTGATCATGTTTTAGTTAATGTAGCTAAACGTCTTGGCTCTTCGCTGAATAGAAAATTTACTGTGGCACATTTAGATAGTGATAAGTTTGCAATCTTAGCTATTGAAGACTGTAGTAAAAACACTTGTGAGTTATTACCTGAAAAGATTCATTCATTATTTGAATACCCTTTGCGGATTAATGAAAAGCCACTACATTTAAAACTAAAAATAGGTGTTAGCCAATTTCCCAAAAATGGACGTACTGCTTATGAGTTATTAGAAAATGCAAGAATATGTGCTAAATCAGTCGGTGTTGGTGGAGATACAAATACGTTTTCTAATAATAAATCCAAAGAGCTATCTCGGCATTTTAATATAGAACAAGGGCTACAAAAAGCACTAAAGGATAGTCATCTTTACTTGGTTTATCAGCCGATAGTAGATATTGAAACTGAGCAATTAGTGGGTCTAGAAACTTTAATCCGCTGGAATGATCCAGCTGAAGGAGAGTTGTCTCCTGTAGAGTTTATTCCTGTAGCTGAAGAGACTGAGTTAATTATTCCAATTGGCAAGTGGTTATTAGAAACAGTATGTGAACAATTGAAACAATGGAGTAGTATTAAAAATATTAGTTCACCAATACTTGTTACTGTTAATCTATCAAGTGTACAGCTACTTGATGACAGTTCTTTACACTTTATAAAATCTATTTCTAAGGATAAAGAGATAAATAAATCAAGCTTACAATTTGAGATAACTGAAAGTAGTATATTTAGTAATTTTGAGCTAGCAATTGCTAATATAGAAAAAATGGTAGAATATGGCTTTAAATTTTTAATTGATGACTTTGGTACAGGTTATTCCTCTTTAAGTTATTTACAACGTTTACCTATTTACAAGATTAAATTAGATCGTAGTTTTATTCAATATATTGACAAAAATAGAACAGACTCTGTACTGGCTCGTAATATTATTGCCTTGAGTCATGACCTAGGTTTAGCCGTTGTTGCTGAAGGGGTTGAAAGCTCAAGTCAGCTAGCTATATTACGGGATTATGGTTGTGATCAGGTACAAGGATATCTATATAGTAAGCCATTAAAGGCTGATATAATAACAGATTTATTTAAAAAAGGATGTACTAACTTTAAATGCATAAATTAAAAAAAATATTATAGTTTTTAATTTATTGTTAAATTGCATGTAATTTTTTATTTTTTGATCAGTAAGGCTTATATGGTTTTTATAGAGTGAGTTTATTGGTTGATTTATATTGATTATTGTGGTTTTATATTGATGTAATATGTTAGCTGCGTGATAAATTAATAACTTGTTAGCGAGGAGCGGCTCTATGATGAAGAGGCTCTATTCAACTGTATTGGTATTGTTTTCATGTGTGCTTTTTAATATTGAAGCTAGTGAATTGTATTCAACCGTTAGATTTGGCTTTACAGCAAATGATTTTCCCCCTTATGTAATGCCAAGCCAGAAAAAGAATAAAGGTATAATGTTTGATATTTTAAAAGTGGTAATGAATGATTTAGGTTACAAAGTAGAAATCAAAACCCTTCCAAGAAAGCGTATACACCAATTTCTTGATAAGGGAAGACTTGATATAATTGCAACCGCTAAAGAGTGGATGGAAGATTCAAATGACTATCATTTTACTAATACGATAGTTTCAGTAAATGATGTGCTGTGGTATTTATCAGAAAATTTATTATTATATAATGAACCAAAAGATTTATTGGGTAAGAATATAGCAACTCATAGAGGATATAATTATCCTACTCTTGAACCCTATTTTGAAGAAAAAGCTATAGGTCGAATGGAAGTTGACTCTGACTTGAAAGTCTTGAAGATGATTCTAAATAAGCGAGTTGATAGTGGTATTGTAGCTGACAGAACCGGTGAATGGTTGGCTAAAAAATATCAGTTTAAAAATAAAATTAAATATTCTAGAAAGCATATAAGTAGTTATAATTACAGGTTTGCTTTTCATAAAAATTCAAAAATTTCTGCTCTCTTTGATGAGGTTGACAAAAAAATAAATGATCTTAAAAGTAGTCAACGTTATGAAAATATTTTGAATAAATACTTATAGTTCTTGATAATCAATAAGTATAACTTGTGGGTTATGTAACTTCTTCTTTCTTGAGTATTTAGAAAGGTAGTTTTATAGGAAAACTGTTGATTACTTATATCTCACTCTGGTACCCTTATCTACTGATAGACGTATTTCTTCTGGGGACACCTGTTTGGGAAAATAGACTCCAGAGATTTTTGCATCAGCAAAGCTAGCACCTTCTATATTTGCGTTTGAAAGGTCAACCCCACGTAGATCGGCTGCACGAAAGTAAGCGCCTGAAAAGTTGATTCCATCTGCATTCATTCCTCGTAAGTCCAGTCCTCTAAAGTGCCCTCCAGAAAAGTCGCATGTGTCACCTGAAGCTCTTTTTTTGTTGAATTCTTTAATTTTTTCGTCTTGCAGGAGGTCATACAAAGGGTGCTCGATAGCTTTCGGTTGGGCCATTATTTTTCCTTCTATATCTTTGTATATAACTTTGACCTTGTAGTGAGTGTAGATGATGTCATCCATAACAACAAGCTGGCTTGTTAGTTGGTGTTGTGTGAGGTTTTTTAGATATCATTAGTTATGTCATATAGCGGTGATAAATTATTAATAAGTATCTATACTTGCTAGTTGTGTAATAATTGCGGTAACTCACAAATAGCTTCAATCTTGTTGGGCTATTATACTACAGCGTTTATGTGCTACTTTGAGGCTGATGAATGGTAATCAATAAGAAGAGTCAGATATCTGTAATGCTACTAGCAAGCTGTTTAATAAGTGGCTGTGTGAGTACTATTATTGGGACCGCAGTTGATGCGACCATAGAAGTTGCCAAAGTACCTTTTAAAGTGGGTGGGGCTGTGATTGATGTAGTGAGTGATGATGACGAAGATGATGAAGATTAATCTCAGCCTTGGAGCGACCAAGGCATGTTGAGGAATAACTCAAAATGTTTAGTCAGAATGCCCAAAGTCTTTGATATACAATTCAGATTAAGAGGCTGTCATTAGCCTCTTAGGTCAACTAATGATACCAATTCTTTTTACTTCACGTAGCCAACCAGGAAATTCATTTAATAATCGATCATACAACTCTTGATCTTGAACTTTCTTGAAGTCATCAATAGGAAAAAAATCAGCATTATCTGTAGTGCGTCCGGAAAGGTCATCTAGTTTTTCCAGAACACCATAATTTGATCCACCTAGACCCACAAACTGCCAAAATATTGGAAAGTCTGAGGCTTGTTTGATGAGTTTTTCTATTTCTTTATCTTTATAAATACCGCCATCAGTAATAAAAATTATATAAGCAGGTAAATTTGAGTTTTGATAGCTTTTTATTATATCGCTGATAACAGGGGGTTCGTTATTGCCAAATCCTAAATCTTCAATAATTTCAGAAAAAATTGAAGAAAAAAAACCTTTTTTCTTCTTACTTTTTGTGGTGAGTATTTCTATATAATCATCTAAATTATCAAGTGATACATCGGCATATTTTTTAAATTTATCAGCAAAAGCCCATAACTCTAGCGCTTCATCATCGTCAAACTGAACCGCAAGTGTCGTGATTCTATCTAGTACAGCTTGTACGTTGCCACTTTTGAACTGGTTAGTCATTGAGCCTGAAGCATCTAAAATAAAAGCAACTTTAGCTTTGACATCCGTAAGTTGTTTTTTTTCTAAGCAAACTTTAATTGGTTTGGCTAGATTAATTAGCCTGGGAGCTTTTTCTTGTAATTTCTTTTCTAAGTCGATAGGTTTAGATGCGGTTGCCTGAGAAGTTTGGTTATTATGAGTAGGGCTTGTTGTGTCATCTGTTGTCTTTTCTGCAATATCCACTCCATAGCCTGTAGCTAAAGGTGCTAATCCTCCGTTATAACCTTGACCTAATGCTTTAAACTTCCAGTTATCTTGATGGCGATAGAGCTGCCCCATAATTAAGGCTTTTTCTTTCATACCTTGAGTACTGGGTTGGTAATGTGCAATTCCTTCTATATTTAAACTGATGTACTTTGCGGAACCAAAATCGTTGTTAGAATGGATAACAATAGCGAAAGCCACTTTGTGGATGTCTGGGGGAATGTTGGTAAGGTTAACAGCATAAGACTGTTTATTAATGTTTGATGAGAGTTTTACGCTATTATCTGTTGAATTAGGCTGATTATAAAAAATAAAGTCAGCATCTGATCTTACTTTGCCTTGTTCATTTAACAAAAATGCAGAGGTGTCAATGTTATCTTTATCGATTAATGGATGGTCCCATTCAATCGTTATATTGATATAGTCATTATTTAACTTGATATTTCCACCTGATTGAAGCTCTATCATTTCTAATCCACCTGTAATTTCTATATATGGATTCACTGCTGTCCCACATTTACAGCATCCTCATTTGCTTATGATCATCTGTATTATTCGGTGGTGAGGGTGTAAATAATGCTTTAAGCTCTCTACGCTCAAACAAAGTGAGTTGCATGAGTCGAGCTATTTGAGTGATCGATAGTGTTATTCCATGAGAAAATTTTAGATAAGCGACGAGCAAATAAGCACACATGGCTACCCATATCTGGGTTAACACGGCATTTTTAGAGGTACCGACAAACGATTTTATCTTTAGGTTTTGCTTTATCCACTTAAAAAATAGCTCTATTTTCCAGCGTTCTTTGTAAATAGCTGCAATGGTGCTGGCTGCGAGCTTACTATTATTAGTTAAAAAGTAATATTGGTTGCCAGTCTCTGGGCATTTAAAACCGATACGACGTAAATGACCTTTATAAACAGCCCCTTGTTGGCTAGTCAACTGAATGTGCTGATCAGAAGTGACTGTACTGCTATTGTCGGTAGGCTGGCGCTTTAGTACACGGTATTTGGCTTGCTTTTTTAGTCGGGTTACAAAGAAGATTCCTTGCTCATTTAAAGTATTAAACCAGCGATAATCAGTGTAGCCACGGTCTACAGCAAGAATACTCCCCTTGGGGAGATCAAGGCTGCGTGCTATCTGTATTTCATGACATTTCCCTTCAGTAATACTCATAAATGCAGGCAAGTAGCCATTATGATCAAACCCAACATGTAACTTGATAGCACCTTTACTTTTTCGAAAATCTGCCCAAGGAAACATGGATAAACACAAGTCGATCACTGATGCATCAAGAGAATACAATGGATTTTTAAAACGAAACTTATGCCCTGGCCGATGATGATGACATTTATTTAATAGCTTATAAAACAAGGCTTCATAAAGCGTAGCGGGTTGCTGTTCATTGACACGGGCCAAACTACTTCTGGTGATATTTCCAATACCATGGTGATAGCGTTTATGCTGCTGAATCGATAGGTGATCAATGATGTCACGCAAACTATTGCGACCTGAGAGTTGACCAAATAATAGCGCAACAAACTGCCCCCACCGAGTCATTTTACGTAGCCGTTGACCCGTATGATGCTGATTGGCTAGTGATTCAAACTCATGTCTAGAAAGCAACTGAAGTATTTGGTGCAAGATTGTGTTACGATGAGCCAAGGCTTAAATCCTCTGGTTTTGCAGTGTTTGGTTGCACTCTCATTGTAACAACTTATGGGGACTTAAGCCTTTTTTGTTTCAATCTTATGGGACAGCAGTGATATGGATTATAGGGTACCATAACTTTCCTACTACTGGCTTAGATGATATTGTCAGTATTAACTACGTGGGTGGGAAAAATTGTGTTGATGTAACACAAAACATTGGCTGAAATAGAAGCTATTTTATTGATGAGCATAATTATTTGTAGCCAGTATTCGTAAGTATGACTTACTTAGCAAAATCCTGTGATATGGCTCCTTTGTGGCAGCGAGGAATCACAGGCCAGTCTGCAGTTAAAAAGTAAGCATAAGTACCTTTTGGAAATTCTGGTGTGATGGTTATACGACCATTGCACTCATCTAGTACACCTGAACCTGTTTTGTATTCATAATCGGCTAGAAAAGTTCCGTCGTATATACCACCAGGGTTGTTTTTACCTGAAGGTCGGGAGCCTTCACGTAACTGATAACTGGGCTTCATTTCAATAATGTCTGATAGTGGGTTATTACCATCTTGATAACCATACATGGCATAAATGGGGAAACCATCTGCAGCCCAGCCGACTAACGGTGAGTGTTTATTTGTAGCTAACTTTATCTTACCCAATAATCCTGTTGGTAAACCATGGTAATGATAGGCGCCATTAGGCTGAACATGGGCATGACTGTCATCTATTCCTAAAGCAATAGCACCAGATAATGCTTCATACTGCCATTTTCCGCCCCGGTTACCTAAATACCATTCATCTGCACCAGGGTCGAAAGGGATTCCATTAGTACCAATACCGAAATAAAAACGCATGCTGAGAGGGGTTATTTGCCCAGTGAGTTTTGGTTTAGCAGAAACTTTTAGTGAGTAACTTTGCGCTCTGATTTTGTTTGGGTTGCCATTATTTGGGAAGTTACCAGTTAAATGATTGGGAATACCATTAGCCTGAATAATACGGTAACCGTTTACTACTTTAACTTCTACCAGGCTATTTGTTTGTGGTTTAGTGGTTAATGGGACTGTATCTAAACCAGTCGTTTGCTGGGTTGTGTGCCTATGTGTTGGTCTACCCTCTCGTGTTGTATGTCTATTTTGGTCACTTTGTCTTCTATTGGGTATGCATGCTAGTTGGGATTCTGCAGGAGGTTGGCGACAATTACCAGTTAGTCTACCATGAGGTGTTTGTACTTGACAGCTATTGCCTTGCCGTTTTTCTTTACAGGCATTAAATGCCTCTTGTGGTGGGCGAGGGCGCGCCAAAGCTCCGCTTCCCCATACTGTTGTTAAAAAACATAATAAAGTTGTAATACTTAATGCTTTTATCATTTAAAAATCCCATTTCTTTCCCAAACTAGCATAGCTTTTTTAGGGTAATATGCCAGTTTCAAAATAACTATTATTTTTAAGTTGAATATAGGATCTACATGTCAACTTGATATTATTAAGTAATTTTCAATTAACAATGTATACTTTACTTGATTTTTATAAAGCGTGAGTAAGTTAATAAAGTTTTTCCGTAATTTGATGGTTCTGTTTATCTTGATGATAAGCCTTTTTTTGCTACTCAATATATGGGAAGTGCTGTTCATGCACAAAATTTATCAGGTGAATTAAAAAAATATTATGATATCGCTTGAAATGATTGGCTATTTTAGTGAGGAAGATAATTCGTAAAGTATCCTTCAAAATTGCTTGAGATGATTTACCCTAATAAAGGCAATTTTATTGTTGTGGTTGATGAAGTATTTTCAAATAAAGCCTAGGGGGTAAAGTCTGCTATAAACCGCCATACAGATTTGGCTGCTTTTTCTATTAATGTACCTACATTTATACAGGGAGTTGGTTATTCTGATCATCGAAATTTTAAACACCATACAGCAGGTGATACCTATGAGCGATTAGATTATCTGAAAATGACTAAGGTTATATATGGGGTATTCAAATATATATAAGAGATAGGGGGGGCTAACAAGTAAAATTAGAACCGTTGTTCCATGTACTTACAACAATTTACATTTATATACACAACTACTGATTTATATAAGTTACTGTTTTCATAAACTAGCCTGGATTTTCTAATTTATAAGGAATAACTAATGAGTCTAATAAAAAAAAGCTATCTTGGGCTGGTGTTTGCTGCTGCTTGTTTAACTCACTCGGCAGTGTATGCCGCATGGGCGAATGTTTATTGTGCTAAGGAAGACGGTAGTGACTGGTAT
This genomic interval from Spartinivicinus ruber contains the following:
- a CDS encoding GNAT family N-acetyltransferase: MDFIIQKAVAQDLPALVQLENRVFIPSDGMLTQRSFRYHMRTNNLFLVAKEDDSSTEVMGYILVFVRRLSVRIYSIATNPAYQRRGVARALLEHVLKETIALNIYNVKLELRETNKSALKLYESLGFKQKLVRRNYYGDNESAIFMQWCYGNQL
- a CDS encoding YHYH protein; this encodes MIKALSITTLLCFLTTVWGSGALARPRPPQEAFNACKEKRQGNSCQVQTPHGRLTGNCRQPPAESQLACIPNRRQSDQNRHTTREGRPTHRHTTQQTTGLDTVPLTTKPQTNSLVEVKVVNGYRIIQANGIPNHLTGNFPNNGNPNKIRAQSYSLKVSAKPKLTGQITPLSMRFYFGIGTNGIPFDPGADEWYLGNRGGKWQYEALSGAIALGIDDSHAHVQPNGAYHYHGLPTGLLGKIKLATNKHSPLVGWAADGFPIYAMYGYQDGNNPLSDIIEMKPSYQLREGSRPSGKNNPGGIYDGTFLADYEYKTGSGVLDECNGRITITPEFPKGTYAYFLTADWPVIPRCHKGAISQDFAK
- a CDS encoding pentapeptide repeat-containing protein: MAQPKAIEHPLYDLLQDEKIKEFNKKRASGDTCDFSGGHFRGLDLRGMNADGINFSGAYFRAADLRGVDLSNANIEGASFADAKISGVYFPKQVSPEEIRLSVDKGTRVRYK
- a CDS encoding NF038104 family lipoprotein gives rise to the protein MLLASCLISGCVSTIIGTAVDATIEVAKVPFKVGGAVIDVVSDDDEDDED
- a CDS encoding IS1595 family transposase; the protein is MAINKVQFQKGLSLNEFLKQYGTEEQCFNTLYKLRWPEGFQCPNCGYDKCCQLTTRKLQQCYKCHQQTSVTAGTIFESTKLPLKTWFQGMYLISQDKKGISAIELHRHLGISYQAAWRMKHKLMKVMQEREGTKQLSGFIEIDDAYLGGERTGCKRGRGADGKIPFVAAVETTKQGQPTRIKLSILKGFNKEEITAWSRQNLAKGSTVISDGLACFNGVIEAGCLHDKIVCGGGRASVEEPEFYWVNTILGNLKSALRSTYHAIRAKYAQRYLAEFQYRFNRRFSLVEFIPRLAFVALRTPPLPGKLLNIA
- a CDS encoding sensor domain-containing phosphodiesterase, which produces MDKYTDIDYKPAPIPSFEFERIKDLKRLDILDTEAEDRFDSLTSLIADIFNVPIALVSLVDTHRQWFKSACGLNVSQTPRDISFCGHAIFESEILVVENAVEDKRFSKNPLVIDKPFIRFYAGAVLRGPRKQPVGTCCIIDYKARSFSDKDRKHLLVFSHLIENELHKTFKILQLKNECISNAYFNSVTHLPSQKLFLDRLEHSIVNHSVNDHIVICVVNIRRFSNLINAWGKEWGDHVLVNVAKRLGSSLNRKFTVAHLDSDKFAILAIEDCSKNTCELLPEKIHSLFEYPLRINEKPLHLKLKIGVSQFPKNGRTAYELLENARICAKSVGVGGDTNTFSNNKSKELSRHFNIEQGLQKALKDSHLYLVYQPIVDIETEQLVGLETLIRWNDPAEGELSPVEFIPVAEETELIIPIGKWLLETVCEQLKQWSSIKNISSPILVTVNLSSVQLLDDSSLHFIKSISKDKEINKSSLQFEITESSIFSNFELAIANIEKMVEYGFKFLIDDFGTGYSSLSYLQRLPIYKIKLDRSFIQYIDKNRTDSVLARNIIALSHDLGLAVVAEGVESSSQLAILRDYGCDQVQGYLYSKPLKADIITDLFKKGCTNFKCIN
- a CDS encoding IS4 family transposase; this translates as MAHRNTILHQILQLLSRHEFESLANQHHTGQRLRKMTRWGQFVALLFGQLSGRNSLRDIIDHLSIQQHKRYHHGIGNITRSSLARVNEQQPATLYEALFYKLLNKCHHHRPGHKFRFKNPLYSLDASVIDLCLSMFPWADFRKSKGAIKLHVGFDHNGYLPAFMSITEGKCHEIQIARSLDLPKGSILAVDRGYTDYRWFNTLNEQGIFFVTRLKKQAKYRVLKRQPTDNSSTVTSDQHIQLTSQQGAVYKGHLRRIGFKCPETGNQYYFLTNNSKLAASTIAAIYKERWKIELFFKWIKQNLKIKSFVGTSKNAVLTQIWVAMCAYLLVAYLKFSHGITLSITQIARLMQLTLFERRELKALFTPSPPNNTDDHKQMRML
- a CDS encoding DUF2156 domain-containing protein, translated to MSFLQINQYELLPFDLAAKPTMDRYLASLNLDTSDYTFAANYLWLSGGSGFYSVIENTFCFFLLTNGELSMLLPPIGKQDDVIKAITICFNLMEENNSAQIYTKIDYVDEFIASVFVNELEEGAELFDLLEDYVIERTLVDYVYDCVDLIELKGNAFSAKRNEINKFKRINPSYEVDILDTNRHTPGIMELLNKWISDRMKYLPVEQTEAFLDGIHSERIAVKRMLNDYEKLNLIGLVIIIDGKVKGFTVGEKINVDTASVIIEKTDFDILGCAQFIFREFAKKLAAEYGVSHINVGDDMGFENLKKVKMSYRPSKLIPKYTIYKR
- a CDS encoding VWA domain-containing protein, with protein sequence MNPYIEITGGLEMIELQSGGNIKLNNDYINITIEWDHPLIDKDNIDTSAFLLNEQGKVRSDADFIFYNQPNSTDNSVKLSSNINKQSYAVNLTNIPPDIHKVAFAIVIHSNNDFGSAKYISLNIEGIAHYQPSTQGMKEKALIMGQLYRHQDNWKFKALGQGYNGGLAPLATGYGVDIAEKTTDDTTSPTHNNQTSQATASKPIDLEKKLQEKAPRLINLAKPIKVCLEKKQLTDVKAKVAFILDASGSMTNQFKSGNVQAVLDRITTLAVQFDDDEALELWAFADKFKKYADVSLDNLDDYIEILTTKSKKKKGFFSSIFSEIIEDLGFGNNEPPVISDIIKSYQNSNLPAYIIFITDGGIYKDKEIEKLIKQASDFPIFWQFVGLGGSNYGVLEKLDDLSGRTTDNADFFPIDDFKKVQDQELYDRLLNEFPGWLREVKRIGIIS
- a CDS encoding substrate-binding periplasmic protein; protein product: MMKRLYSTVLVLFSCVLFNIEASELYSTVRFGFTANDFPPYVMPSQKKNKGIMFDILKVVMNDLGYKVEIKTLPRKRIHQFLDKGRLDIIATAKEWMEDSNDYHFTNTIVSVNDVLWYLSENLLLYNEPKDLLGKNIATHRGYNYPTLEPYFEEKAIGRMEVDSDLKVLKMILNKRVDSGIVADRTGEWLAKKYQFKNKIKYSRKHISSYNYRFAFHKNSKISALFDEVDKKINDLKSSQRYENILNKYL